The Pelagibacterium halotolerans B2 nucleotide sequence TCCCATCCCGCACGCGCTATCGCCGGGCTTGCCGCCTGGGCGCTTGCCAATGGCGCTCTGGTGTTTTCTCCGGGCCATTCCGTCACCTATGGGGTCGTGACCAGCGGCGTCGCTCATATCCCGGGGGCAAACTTTATCATGGCCATGGCCGGCGCCACCGCCATCTGCGCGGCCTCGGTGCTGCTCGCGCGCCTTGCATCCATGGATTGGCTGCGCTGGATCGGCGCCCATTCCATCGTCATCTATCTCAGCTTCGTTATTCCCATGGGCAGTTTCCGGACGGTACTGCTGCGCGTCATGCCCGAAATCGATGCCGGCATCGCCAGCCTTGCCTGCCTGATCGTCGCGATCGTCTGCCCGCTGATCCTCTATTGGATTATCGGCAAAACCGGGTTCGGCAAGTTCCTCTTCGAACGCCCGGCCTGGGCCCATCTCCCCGGCGCGCCGGGGAGCCGCTGGACCCGGCCACCGGTATCCGTCCCGGCCGAATAGACCTTGCTTGAACACTATCGAGGGGATTCGTATGCGCGAGCGTACGAATCCCCTTGCATTTTGCGGCCAGAATCCCGACAAGGCGGCCATCCGGTTCAGCCCCCAAATTCCAAGAAGCGAGACGTAGCGCGATGAAGTCCGCAGTCGTTGTCTTTCCCGGCCTCAACCGCGAACGCGACATGATCGCGGCGCTGACAAAGATCGGCGGCACGCCGCCCGCTGTCGTCTGGCACAAGGATGCCGAACTGCCCGATGTTGACCTGATTGTCATTCCCGGCGGCTTTTCCTACGGCGATTACCTGCGCTGCGGCGCCATCGCCGCCCGCTCGCCCATGATGGATATCATCCGTGAGCGCGCCGAGCAGGGCGTTCATGTCCTCGGTGTCTGCAACGGTTTTCAGATCCTCACCGAAGCCGGCCTGCTCCCCGGCGCCCTGATGCGCAACGCTTCGCTCAAATTCGTCTGCCGCGAGGTCAACCTCGAAGTCGCCAACGCCAACACCCCCTTCTCGCGCCGCTACGAGCAGGGCCAGGTGTTCCGCTGCCCGGTCGCTCACCATGACGGCAATTATTTCGCGGACAACGACACGATCAGATCGCTCGAGGACAACGGCCAGGTGGTCTTCCGCTACACCGCCGAAACCAACCCCAACGGCTCGATCAACAATATCGCCGGCATCACCAACAAGCGCGGCAATGTGCTGGGTATGATGCCGCACCCGGAAAACCTCATCGAGCCCGCCCATGGCGGCGAAGACGGCAGAAACCTTTTCGCGGGTCTTCTAGGCCTACCTGCATGAACGGGACGGGCCAAATGCTGCTTGCGGCGGTCGGGCTGGCCAACGGCCTGGTTGCGATAGGCCTGCAATGGTCGTTGTCCATGCCGGCGCTCTATGGCACCGGCCACAATTTTCTGACCGCCAACATCCATTTCCTGAGCTATCTAACCATCCTGTCCAACACCGGCCTGATTCTGGCCTATGCCGGGACCTTGTTTCCCGTAAAGCCGCTGGCCTGGGCTCGGCACCCGGTCATGCGCGGCATGATGGCAGGCGTCATCACACTTGTAATGATTTTCTATCATTTCCTTTTGGCGCCGCTTCAGGATTTCGAAGGTCCGCATCTGCTCGCAACCACCCTGCTCCACTACGTTGCACCCACGCTCTATATCGTCTGGTGGATCGGATTCGTGCCGCATGGCCAGTTGGCTTGGCGCAACCTGCCCCTCATGCTGGTCCCAACGCTGATCTATTTTCTCTATACTCTGGCCAGAGGTGCCCTTGTTGCCGAGTACCCCTATCCGCCCCTCGACGTTGCGGCCCTGGGCTATGAGCGTGTCCTCGTCAACGCCTTGATGGTCGCCGTGGGCCTCGCCGTACTTTGTATGTTTGCAATTTTTCTCGATCGTCTGCTTGGACGAAAAAATCCAATCGCGCCCTGATCCCGAACCGTTTCCAGAAATCACCCCACATGACCCTCCGCAACGACATCGAAATCACCCCCGAACTCGTCGCCAATCACGGCCTCAAGCCTGACGAATACCAGAAGATTCTCGACCTGATCGGGCGTGAACCGACTTTCACCGAACTCGGCATCTTCTCGGCCATGTGGAACGAGCACTGTTCCTACAAGAGCTCGAAAAAATGGCTCAAGACGCTGCCAACCAAGGGCCCCCGCGTGTTGCAGGGACCGGGCGAAAATGCGGGCGTTGTCGATATCGGGGATGGTCAGGCCGTCGTCTTCAAGATGGAATCGCACAACCACCCGTCCTTCATCGAGCCCTATCAGGGCGCGGCGACCGGCGTTGGCGGCATCCTGCGCGACGTCTTCACCATGGGCGCACGCCCCATCGCGGCGATGAACGCCCTGCGCTTCGGAGAGCCCAATCACGAAAAGACAAAGCACCTCGTCTCAGGCGTCGTGGCCGGCGTCGGCGGCTATGGCAATTCCTTCGGCGTCCCCACGGTTGGCGGTGAAGTCCAGTTCGATGCCCGTTACAATGGCAATATCCTCGTCAATGCGTTTGCGGCCGGGCTTGCCGATGCCGACAAGATTTTCCTCTCCGAAGCCAAGGGCGTCGGCCTGCCCGTCGTTTATCTCGGGGCCAAGACCGGACGCGATGGCGTCGGTGGCGCGACTATGGCCTCGGCCGAATTTGGCGACGACATCGAGGAAAAGCGCCCCACCGTCCAGGTCGGCGATCCCTTCACCGAAAAGCGCCTGCTCGAAGCCTGTCTCGAACTGATGAAGACCGGTGCGGTCATCGCCATTCAGGACATGGGCGCGGCAGGCCTCACCTGCTCGGCCGTCGAAATGGGCGCCAAGGGCGATCTGGGGATCGAACTCAACCTCGATGCCGTCCCTGTCCGCGAAGAGCGCATGACGCCCTACGAGATGATGCTGTCCGAATCCCAGGAGCGCATGCTCATGGTCCTCCATCCTGAAAAGGAAGCCCAGGCCCGCGCCGTGTTCGAGAAATGGGAACTCGATTTCG carries:
- the purQ gene encoding phosphoribosylformylglycinamidine synthase subunit PurQ — its product is MKSAVVVFPGLNRERDMIAALTKIGGTPPAVVWHKDAELPDVDLIVIPGGFSYGDYLRCGAIAARSPMMDIIRERAEQGVHVLGVCNGFQILTEAGLLPGALMRNASLKFVCREVNLEVANANTPFSRRYEQGQVFRCPVAHHDGNYFADNDTIRSLEDNGQVVFRYTAETNPNGSINNIAGITNKRGNVLGMMPHPENLIEPAHGGEDGRNLFAGLLGLPA
- a CDS encoding Pr6Pr family membrane protein; protein product: MLLAAVGLANGLVAIGLQWSLSMPALYGTGHNFLTANIHFLSYLTILSNTGLILAYAGTLFPVKPLAWARHPVMRGMMAGVITLVMIFYHFLLAPLQDFEGPHLLATTLLHYVAPTLYIVWWIGFVPHGQLAWRNLPLMLVPTLIYFLYTLARGALVAEYPYPPLDVAALGYERVLVNALMVAVGLAVLCMFAIFLDRLLGRKNPIAP